A window of the Helianthus annuus cultivar XRQ/B chromosome 4, HanXRQr2.0-SUNRISE, whole genome shotgun sequence genome harbors these coding sequences:
- the LOC118491407 gene encoding uncharacterized protein LOC118491407 has translation MEQNPQILAKKAWSMLRIMFFMLKKSISKTRFFADLNMMMKRGKIAGKSLHNLLFHHHHHWAATTFHPHPHHLPYPTPPTSDDEFSCTTTPQHQNHVNNNNNITIDHVKTLKMLTRVAASPGYRKSPVVKQLRITDSPFPLTNGDDGGQVDEDAEKFILRFYNGLKLES, from the coding sequence ATGGAGCAAAACCCTCAAATCCTTGCCAAAAAAGCATGGAGCATGCTACGTATCATGTTCTTCATGCTTAAAAAATCCATTTCCAAAACAAGATTCTTTGCCGATCTTAACATGATGATGAAACGTGGCAAGATCGCCGGAAAATCCCTACACAACCTTctcttccaccaccaccaccactgggCTGCCACCACCttccacccccacccccaccactTACCCTACCCCACCCCACCAACAAGTGATGATGAGTTCAGCTGCACCACCACCCCTCAACACCAAAAccatgttaataataataataatataactattGATCATGTTAAGACGTTGAAGATGCTGACACGTGTCGCCGCCTCCCCCGGGTACCGAAAGAGTCCGGTGGTTAAGCAGCTGAGGATAACGGACTCGCCGTTTCCGTTAACTAACGGTGACGATGGTGGTCAGGTGGATGAAGATGCTGAGAAGTTCATATTGAGGTTCTATAATGGTTTGAAGTTGGAAAGTTAA